The DNA region TTCAAAGAGTTCTTCAACTACATCAGGTTCTGCATACTCTTTCTCAATATTAGAAGAGGAGTCTGAAGATTTTCTTTTGAACATGGACTTTAACATTCCTTTTCCTTGCTTTTTTGGAGGGGGCAGGGAAGCAGCCGGCTTTTCTGATGGTAATATATCAACCACAATACATGTTGTATCATCGCGAATACCCTTTTTCCCCACAGCTGCCTGTGTGAAGCAATGAAAACACATCAAGGTACTGCATGGAAAAGAATATAAGCAGTTCAGATATTATACTTTAACAATATGTTCCGCCGAAGCTTCAGGTGGCAAACCCCGGCAACAATCAAGAGCCTCTTCTGCACTAATTGCATCCCACACACCATCACTTGAGATGATAAGTCGACCACCAGCTGAAGATAACTACACAACAACCAAAAATTAGATACATCTTTCAGAATAAACTCTATACTTGAGAAAGTTTCAGCTAGCCTCATAACCACAACAGGAGAGAGTTAAAAGAGATTTGAACCTTGACTTGCTTCACATAAGGAACTGGAACAATGTATTCGCCAACATCCAGATCTCCAATGGATCTCGAGAGACAGAGACCACCAGGCCAACATCTCAGAGGACCAATCTAAGAAAATTCAGATTTTAGTTAATAGATTTTAACAGCACAAAGAAGTTTCATATGTTTTATAATCTACAAAGCTAGCATTAGTTGACAATGTATTGTCTAAAAGAAGTACCTCAGTTCCACCACCAGTATTTAGTCGACCAACTTCACCACCACTAGCAGTGACGCGATCTCGCCTGTTAAAAAACCCAAAGATATTATGACTCTGTTACAAACAATAAGGTCATTATTATTAGCTGGGAGTCAACAAAAGGAACAAAGCTGACTTACTCTTCTTCGTTTATTTCAAGCCGATGATCAGCAGATAAGTAATAGACACCACCCTCAGCAGGCTCAAGTATGCAACGAGAGTCACCTACAGATGCAACACTCACAACCCATCCTTCTACAATGACAAACGTTACAGTCGTTCCAGACGTTCTTGCTGAAAAAGacaggaaacaacaacaaaaaaaaactaaaaacacttCCTTCactaaaaaatcataaattttactcAATGATGAAAGAGTTAAATACCTCTTTCCTGGAAATCTTTATCAGTTTTAACAAATCCAGCAACCAAAGCCCTAGGAAGTGCCGCAACCCACTCATCTCTGTTGAGATCAGAGGGTATTGCAGCTAATACATTGTTCAGAAGGTTCTCCTTAGTGTAGATAGCTGCTGCAGAACCATTGTGTCCATCAAAAAGCTGCAATATTCAACCAGAGAGATATCAAATACCAAAGGATTAATGGACTAAGATGTTCATGTCAATCCAATCATTATAATAAATTGTTAGGACCAACCAATATATGGTCTAAAATGTAGCAAGAAACAGAAAACAAAGAGGGAACAAATACCCCGAAGACGGAGAAGGTGGTAACGCCATCTCCAGTAACCCTTTGGCACTCAGTTTTAACGAAAGTGAAATCCTCTCCTTTCTTGCTCTGGTTAAACTGGCCGTGTACAACTTCAGGGTTGTCTATCTTCTCATTTGCAGATTCACGCTTGAGCAAAACCGAAAGTGGAACTGTATGATGCTCTCCTCTAGTTGACATTGTCTCTCCCAAagcttaaataaattaaataaaaaaacactaaaacctTCCTCTAGCTGCCTCTAGTTCTCTACCACCTGCtacaaaattagaaaaaaaaaaaattaatcataatCTCTTAATTATAGATTTATCAAGGAGGTTACAGGTTAGTGTGCTCTCCAAAAGAGATTTAAATTACttcctatttatttattttttaaaaaatatatatatttatatatacatgtctAGCACATGCTCAACATTTCGATCCACCATTGCTAGATCGAAACAAAACGATCTAGCCATCAAATTAGATCTTAAAATTAATTCAATGATAAAATTTTGTGAATCGTAATGCGTTCTCGAAACTAGCCTTGAACGGATGAAAATTTAAAAGCGGAAAACAAATGATCTGAGGCAGACTGTGCATAACGAAATCGATACGATCGCATCGTGTGGAGAGATTACAAGACAATGAGGGGGGGGAAAGAGAAATAGAGGAAGCATTACGATTTTGATTGAGCGGAGATGAGATGATAATCAGCGGCTAAGATCACGCGGAGAGAGACGGCGAtgaagcttcttcttcctccgaTCGACAATCACGGATCACGGCGCTCTGCAGAAATGCCATGGACACAGCCGTAagaggagagagaaaggagagcgagagagagagagattacagAAAACGCGCAAACGAAGGTGTCTCTTTCTTTTCTGtctatttaatttgttttattgtttttttttaaatattatatatttcttaaattaATTGAAAACCTTTGCCGTTCTCTCAGCAATGAGCTGCACCGTTATGTTTTTATTCGGCGCAAATTAGAAACGAAAACGCTGTCGTTTTCAATTCCCACGTGGTCGACCTGGCTTAACCCCCAAATCTCGCGCAAAAATTCAACACCTTACATAGACATTTTATACCATATGGTACTTACTTAGAAAACATCAATCACGCCTGGATCTTCATcaattttactctattttgttttatagtttTCAAACACAATTATtggtgttaattttttttagttttattaggAAAAGTGTAGATATAAAGAAaataggggtgggcattttgGTTTAATAATAGGTTTGATTTGGATTCGGTTTCGTTTGTAttcgatttggtttattttattccGGTCTGATATATGTttagtttgatttggtttgtgtttggttcaGTTTAATTTGgatttgtttgtgtttgttcagttaatctttttaattgtctggtattattacaaaaatataattcatatcaTCATTTGACACTACTTCATTGTTTTCTTCAAACTTAAATATCATAAGAAATTTCCGGTTTTGATGTTAATGTATGagatttatattcttttattttattttttaattatttttatcctgttttttataagtaaaatgtATAGTTTTGTTTAGTTGTTTAGGTTAAATGGttaaatatattacatttaaatattattagtacatttaattaatctaactataaactttgatttttcagtttataaccaaaccaaactatttGAGTTGATAAAATCTTGAACGAAATAGTTTAGACATagaatttgatttgatttgggtCGTCTGAATTCAGTTGGATCGGTtgatcggttcggtttggttttttttgCTCATTCCTAAAAGAAAATGGGTCGAGGagctattttaaaatgataactATTATACAGCATTAGATGTCTTCTCAACTATGATCTTGTTTTACATATCTCAGAAAATAGTATCTTGGTGGTTTTCCCACGTCTTATGTtctaaatagtaaaaattagcaaaattatagataaataataataaatcaaaaatgtaaatcgTACTAAATTATTGTAAATAGCTAAAACAAGGTGAAATTGTAGATATTACAAAATCTATAACCATATACTTATAAATGTAATAAGTATTAGTTTAATTTTAGATGTAATTTTCATTAAGACCCTACAAATGTaataatatgtttgttttagATTAGAATATAATTGTTGgtgtttaatttttcttaatttctttttaaattttctggtAATCAATAATATACACAtagtaatatttataaataattaattaaaaaagaactaaacaaaaatatcttggataaaatagaaacatttaaaaatctAAGTGATCAttaatgattatatatatgactTTTTAATAATGGTTTTATGAAACCATAGATTTTGGGTTATTATTTAAACATCATGCTTTATATACATAATATCAAGAAGATAAATTCACACTCTAAATAAGAATTCCAAACAAAAAAGACATCACATTGTTGTTTAAGAAAACTATGAAAATACAAACATCTCTTATCTGCATACTACTCATCTCTCTATTTACTTTGCATTACTGTGTGTATATCTTATTGAAATTATATTACTTATTTTTTCAGTTTAACCTTTTTTTCATTGTTAACTAACATTTGGTCGTTGTGATGTGAAGGTGCAAGGATTGATGTTAGAGAAATAGATAAATCACACATTAACGTATCATCAAATTGTTTTCATGTAAAATGGTTTAAAAAGTTCGGTTGGTGTTGTAAAAGTTTAAAAGGTGAACCTTGCTGGCACGACAAAGCCTTATGTGACAAAGTTTGTCCTCCTCCTCATtatcctccaaagtaatatgAAATTCAACTTATGTAATAGAAATGGTTGTTTACCGATAtagaatataaatcaataaaaatatttttaccaaaatttgttttatctttattatttgaattaggtgttttcctgcacaaTGTGCAATaagaaattttctaaatttaaattatatttaaaataaaaaattattaatactatatatcttattattttcttactaatatattaaatcaatttgtaattaaaattagttaaaattaatataatttttttataattatctaaaattaaaacaaaaatatataatttatagatatatagaCACTAATGGTTTtaagatcaatttttttttaaaattaaaaaaattgtagaaagtttcgaaaattttagcaatatacatttatatttataaaaaaataaaataaaataagatttcgAAATTTGTgacttcatatttgaatatatttattttaaagattctGTATGATTTATTAccatattcaaaaatattataaaacatttacttgtcaacattaaatgtaatttatgaGTTAATACTATATTCTAAAAACATTACCCAAAATCTAAATCAATACTAAATGtaattatccatgtcatataTTCTAAGCCATTTCATATTTTATGTGAAAGTGAACTTAGAAATGAAATatgcaaaatcacttctcaaataatatttaagctatttgaattttaatggttttaaattagttataaGACTAGATGGATGGTTTGTTAATAAAAAGGATAAGGTGTATATGTGCGGGCATTAAcgtaatttacatatatatatgtatgtttgtaTAGTATACAATTAATATATGGTTGcttatgtatattatatatgtttatatagtatacaatttttttgataattgtttatgtatatagaaattgtttataattatatgtatgtaTAGTGTATTAGTTATAGgtgtgtttatatataaaattagacACATTCTTGTTACCACACAAATGTACcgtataagttatatatatatatatatatatatatatatgtttgtataGTATACAATTTATATATGGTTGCTTATGCatattactatattatatatatgtataatttatagatCATATGTATGTTGTATGTTTCAATTATTTTTCATACTTTTCTATCATATTCACTGCTAATATTTTACAACCCTTTAAGATCTTATATGAACCTCCGCTGCTCGATACACAATtacttgaagaaaaaaaatacagtaaCAAAACTGACTACAAAACTTCTTGGCAGATGACATCGGATTAACA from Raphanus sativus cultivar WK10039 chromosome 8, ASM80110v3, whole genome shotgun sequence includes:
- the LOC108823060 gene encoding probable protein phosphatase 2C 12 — protein: MSTRGEHHTVPLSVLLKRESANEKIDNPEVVHGQFNQSKKGEDFTFVKTECQRVTGDGVTTFSVFGLFDGHNGSAAAIYTKENLLNNVLAAIPSDLNRDEWVAALPRALVAGFVKTDKDFQERARTSGTTVTFVIVEGWVVSVASVGDSRCILEPAEGGVYYLSADHRLEINEEERDRVTASGGEVGRLNTGGGTEIGPLRCWPGGLCLSRSIGDLDVGEYIVPVPYVKQVKLSSAGGRLIISSDGVWDAISAEEALDCCRGLPPEASAEHIVKAAVGKKGIRDDTTCIVVDILPSEKPAASLPPPKKQGKGMLKSMFKRKSSDSSSNIEKEYAEPDVVEELFEEGSAMLSERLDTKYPLCNMFKLFMCAVCQVEVKPGEGVSIHAGSANCQKLRPWDGPFLCASCQEKKDAMEGKRSSGDRHSSESD